The Deltaproteobacteria bacterium genome window below encodes:
- a CDS encoding DUF1552 domain-containing protein, with protein MVSIPVIKPLHRRTFLRGLGGIAVGLPVLELMLDRHGEALAAGGGVPCRFFVGFHGQAMGGDGDPEPDRYRPSAFGPDYDLKDATMPLGNYGDVRQQVSIISNLRIPYNNSGPGSWNNAFHLGALPPLLCGVSNPDDSSYCRGVTADQVVADAIGADTKFASGLQYQVQPSWYLTDSAPYGRDVISYKSDGGGGVVGNPGQISPQAAFAALFQGFQPPDPADALAAQRELARRRSVLDLVHGDIDRLMPKLGAADKVRMQRHLDEIRDLEARLAAIGPAAGGECMMFADPGADPAIGGNNATNGGDGFDTNAGYSDEDTRARRFSDLVHMAFVCDLSRSVAMLYTMAQSHMSAYPFTNIPYDQHEVGHSVGTTAAVSQILAWQLDQFAYLVAKLRDTPEGAGSVLDNTAMVLLYEAGHGLDPATGDPNRTHSTENMIVTTAGRAGGMVAGQHIDGGGLHPVNVLNTAMRAVGVDADLGEVTGIIPGLLP; from the coding sequence ATGGTGAGCATCCCTGTCATCAAGCCCCTGCATCGGCGCACGTTCCTGCGCGGTCTCGGCGGCATCGCGGTGGGCCTGCCGGTGCTCGAGCTCATGCTCGATCGCCACGGCGAGGCGCTCGCGGCCGGCGGTGGTGTACCGTGCCGGTTCTTCGTCGGCTTCCATGGCCAGGCCATGGGCGGCGACGGCGATCCCGAGCCCGACCGCTACCGTCCGAGCGCGTTCGGCCCTGACTACGACCTCAAGGACGCGACCATGCCGCTGGGTAACTACGGCGACGTGCGGCAGCAGGTCTCGATCATCAGCAACCTGCGCATCCCCTACAACAACTCGGGGCCGGGCAGCTGGAACAACGCGTTCCACCTCGGGGCCTTGCCACCGCTGCTGTGCGGCGTGAGCAACCCCGACGACAGCAGCTACTGCCGCGGGGTCACGGCCGATCAGGTGGTCGCCGACGCGATCGGTGCCGACACCAAGTTCGCCTCGGGCCTGCAGTACCAGGTGCAGCCCTCGTGGTATCTGACCGACAGCGCGCCGTACGGCCGCGACGTGATCTCGTACAAGTCCGATGGTGGCGGCGGCGTGGTCGGCAACCCGGGCCAGATCAGCCCGCAGGCCGCCTTCGCGGCGCTGTTCCAGGGCTTCCAGCCGCCCGATCCCGCCGATGCGCTCGCGGCCCAGCGCGAGCTGGCGCGTCGACGCAGTGTGCTCGACCTCGTGCACGGCGACATCGATCGCCTGATGCCGAAGCTGGGCGCGGCCGACAAGGTCCGCATGCAGCGTCACCTCGACGAGATCCGCGATCTCGAGGCGCGGCTGGCCGCCATCGGTCCCGCCGCCGGCGGCGAGTGCATGATGTTCGCCGATCCCGGCGCCGACCCGGCGATCGGGGGCAACAACGCCACCAATGGCGGCGATGGCTTCGACACCAACGCCGGCTACAGCGACGAGGACACCCGCGCGCGTCGCTTCTCGGACCTCGTGCACATGGCCTTCGTCTGCGACCTCTCGCGCTCGGTGGCGATGCTGTACACGATGGCGCAGTCGCACATGAGTGCGTATCCGTTCACCAACATCCCCTACGATCAGCACGAGGTCGGTCACTCGGTCGGGACCACCGCGGCGGTGAGCCAGATCCTCGCGTGGCAGCTGGACCAGTTCGCGTACCTGGTCGCCAAGCTGCGCGACACCCCGGAGGGCGCCGGCAGCGTGCTCGACAACACCGCGATGGTGCTGCTCTACGAGGCCGGCCACGGCCTCGATCCCGCGACCGGCGACCCGAACCGAACCCACTCGACCGAGAACATGATCGTCACGACCGCCGGACGAGCCGGTGGGATGGTCGCGGGGCAGCACATCGACGGCGGCGGCCTGCACCCGGTGAACGTGCTCAACACGGCGATGCGAGCGGTCGGGGTCGACGCCGATCTCGGCGAGGTGACCGGCATCATTCCGGGCTTGCTGCCGTAG
- a CDS encoding DUF1592 domain-containing protein, with product MTRARSLALAALVGAPLACYRGPAGGGGGDGASDGTGGSGAADSTGGTPDAPELGGVGQVGMRRLSRDEFDNTIFDLLGDDTRPGALLLAEDVVDPFDNQIENQSANRPLIEALEQLAGDIATRLLADTARRDTVVGCQPSGVADEQCLREFTTRFGRRALRRPLADDEVQRYVDLGLMFANDEQDFYAGVGVILRVFLQDPEFVYRVELGTETSEPGVFRLSDFEVATRLSYFLLGTTPDDALLDRAEAGELSTSDDVRQAASDLLADARAMDRIDRFHSMWLGYYRLPHPADLTNAMRTETRMLLEKTIVQDKADWRGLFTSSGTFVNDLLAQHYGLPSPGGDAFAWVDYGDSGRKGLLSQGSFLSVAGKYGDTSPTQRGKLIRKRLFCQTIPPPPPGVNVDEPPPEVTSPCKIDRYNMGQIDGCDSCHSLMDPVGFGLENYDQQGRFRTTDAGLPECVIEGEGEIDGNPFQGPAGLADLLAEEGLLDTCIVYQSYQFAMGHPVGDDDQRYVDDLVTGFSENGYRFDELMLGLVSDEAFLYRREEEG from the coding sequence ATGACACGCGCAAGAAGCTTGGCCTTGGCGGCGCTCGTGGGGGCGCCGCTCGCTTGCTATCGGGGCCCCGCCGGCGGCGGCGGCGGTGACGGGGCCAGCGACGGCACCGGCGGTAGCGGAGCCGCGGACAGCACCGGCGGTACGCCCGACGCGCCCGAGCTCGGTGGCGTCGGCCAGGTCGGCATGCGCCGGCTGTCGCGCGACGAGTTCGACAACACGATCTTCGACCTGCTCGGCGACGACACCCGACCGGGTGCGTTGCTGCTGGCCGAGGACGTCGTCGATCCATTCGACAACCAGATCGAGAACCAAAGCGCCAATCGTCCGCTCATCGAGGCGCTCGAGCAGCTCGCCGGCGACATCGCGACGCGCCTGCTCGCCGACACCGCGCGGCGCGACACCGTGGTCGGCTGTCAGCCCAGCGGTGTCGCCGACGAGCAGTGCCTGCGCGAGTTCACGACCCGCTTCGGTCGCCGCGCACTGCGAAGGCCGCTGGCCGACGACGAGGTGCAGCGCTACGTCGACCTCGGGCTGATGTTCGCCAACGACGAGCAGGACTTCTACGCCGGCGTCGGCGTGATCCTGCGGGTGTTCCTGCAGGACCCCGAGTTCGTCTACCGCGTGGAGCTCGGCACCGAGACCAGCGAGCCCGGTGTGTTCCGGCTGTCGGACTTCGAGGTCGCCACGCGACTGTCGTACTTCCTGCTGGGCACCACCCCCGACGACGCGTTGCTCGATCGCGCCGAGGCCGGCGAGCTGTCGACCAGCGACGACGTGCGGCAGGCCGCGAGCGATCTGCTGGCCGACGCACGGGCCATGGACCGCATCGACCGATTCCACTCGATGTGGCTGGGCTACTACCGCCTGCCGCACCCCGCCGATCTGACCAACGCGATGCGCACCGAGACACGCATGCTGCTCGAGAAGACCATCGTCCAGGACAAGGCCGACTGGCGCGGACTCTTCACGAGTTCGGGCACCTTCGTGAACGATCTGCTCGCGCAGCACTACGGCCTGCCGTCGCCCGGCGGCGACGCGTTCGCGTGGGTCGACTACGGCGACAGCGGTCGCAAGGGCCTGCTCAGCCAGGGCTCGTTCCTGTCGGTCGCGGGCAAGTACGGCGACACCAGCCCGACCCAGCGCGGCAAGCTCATCCGCAAGCGGCTGTTCTGCCAGACCATCCCGCCACCACCGCCCGGCGTGAACGTCGACGAGCCGCCACCCGAGGTCACGAGTCCCTGCAAGATCGATCGCTACAACATGGGTCAGATCGACGGCTGCGACAGCTGCCACTCGCTCATGGACCCGGTCGGCTTCGGGCTCGAGAACTACGATCAGCAGGGCCGCTTCCGCACCACCGATGCGGGCCTGCCCGAGTGCGTGATCGAGGGTGAGGGCGAGATCGACGGCAACCCGTTCCAAGGCCCCGCGGGCCTGGCGGACCTGCTGGCCGAAGAGGGCCTGCTCGACACCTGCATCGTGTACCAGAGCTACCAGTTCGCCATGGGCCACCCGGTCGGCGACGACGACCAGCGCTACGTCGACGACCTCGTGACTGGATTTTCCGAGAACGGCTATCGCTTCGACGAGCTGATGCTCGGACTCGTGAGCGACGAGGCGTTCCTCTATCGCCGCGAGGAGGAGGGTTAG
- a CDS encoding DUF1501 domain-containing protein, whose translation MSKLFANRRNFLKLGLGGIATGAIAPSLWIPRTSRAALTIPSSRHNHMLLFSLDGGARTVPMFNGNVDNRWNPYGVQAGSNGTEWGVSGVFDNMPYQDTVALGMPAVPPITAISHEIAVLSTIDHTPGASSGVGDHQTARNWIGSGFGEGGPGVISRIYANHKNYTLGSNGLVFPPALIGTGQATTPLGAPDGSITPVMVPSHSEFVAQNGDDAGGQPGWARALEAGLDGYAIASRSNRHKQVIARLANGKANVEAFRNVFLDPALKVESEPSGSANGLTNAQLAAILGTSQLGRDTALALRFLGYGSAAVCIGDSGNAAASVGGWDTHSGEMTAYPASANNLARVLCGVNYALKLMPHPEGGTYWDHTIIGCVTEFGRDNVMDNGYNSGGGSDHTGGPGSRYQSYFVTGGLVTKGGSIFGRTDASTMEVMNGEPVFGTTAYYAMMMAVLDIETESFWPGLDPVNVVFG comes from the coding sequence ATGTCGAAGCTCTTCGCCAATCGCCGCAACTTCCTGAAGCTCGGACTGGGTGGCATCGCGACCGGGGCCATCGCGCCCTCGCTGTGGATCCCTCGCACCAGCCGCGCGGCCCTGACGATCCCCTCGTCGCGCCACAACCACATGCTGCTGTTCAGCCTCGACGGCGGCGCGCGCACGGTGCCGATGTTCAACGGCAACGTCGACAACCGCTGGAACCCCTACGGCGTGCAGGCCGGCAGCAACGGCACCGAGTGGGGTGTGAGCGGCGTGTTCGACAACATGCCGTACCAGGACACCGTCGCGCTGGGCATGCCTGCGGTGCCGCCGATCACGGCGATCAGCCACGAGATCGCGGTGCTCTCGACCATCGATCACACCCCGGGCGCGTCGTCGGGCGTGGGCGATCACCAGACCGCGCGCAACTGGATCGGCAGCGGCTTCGGTGAGGGCGGCCCCGGCGTCATCAGCCGCATCTACGCCAACCACAAGAACTACACCCTCGGCAGCAATGGCCTGGTGTTCCCGCCGGCGCTGATCGGCACGGGTCAGGCGACCACGCCGCTGGGCGCCCCCGACGGCTCGATCACGCCGGTCATGGTGCCGTCGCACTCCGAGTTCGTGGCGCAGAACGGTGACGACGCCGGTGGTCAGCCCGGCTGGGCCCGCGCGCTCGAGGCCGGCCTCGACGGCTACGCGATCGCGTCGCGCAGCAACCGTCACAAGCAGGTGATCGCGCGACTCGCCAACGGCAAGGCCAACGTCGAGGCCTTCCGCAACGTGTTCCTCGACCCCGCGCTCAAGGTCGAGAGCGAGCCCAGCGGCAGCGCCAACGGCCTGACCAACGCGCAGCTCGCCGCGATCCTCGGCACCAGCCAGCTCGGCCGCGACACCGCGCTGGCGCTGCGGTTCCTCGGCTATGGCTCGGCCGCGGTGTGCATCGGCGACAGCGGCAACGCGGCCGCGTCGGTCGGTGGCTGGGACACGCACTCGGGCGAGATGACGGCCTACCCGGCCTCGGCCAACAACCTCGCGCGGGTGCTGTGCGGCGTGAACTATGCCCTCAAGCTGATGCCGCACCCCGAGGGTGGCACGTACTGGGATCACACCATCATCGGCTGCGTCACCGAGTTCGGTCGCGACAACGTGATGGACAATGGCTACAACTCCGGCGGCGGCTCCGACCACACCGGTGGTCCGGGCTCGCGCTACCAGTCGTACTTCGTCACCGGCGGCCTCGTCACCAAGGGCGGCTCGATCTTCGGTCGCACCGACGCATCGACGATGGAGGTGATGAACGGCGAGCCGGTGTTCGGCACCACCGCGTACTACGCGATGATGATGGCGGTGCTCGACATCGAGACCGAGAGCTTCTGGCCCGGGCTCGACCCGGTCAACGTGGTCTTCGGCTGA
- a CDS encoding DUF1549 domain-containing protein, whose translation MRRVSPIAGHGPAKFVSFGLALTLAACQRGDTAHHGDDGAETSMGPAGSDGAPTGDDGTTGGAEGGDETGDPVEICSTMQFENVIDEAACPQIQGIGVEPPLADGVELCRRLYIDLLGESPTAVEYEQNCKYPTTAALVDDFMARPEYLRTSGRLWADLFQMNSAVTHYAYIAELDAKAAELHAGTITLGQFAELAATHPGFLGRWDGNDLVAFAFRAFLGREATPAERLALEPMWHIWEERPVADPNQSNAKNVFVDTRNCAAPNESACHSDFWGDQTISIPEPMPGDVSDPGPNVIDQAALTPAQRATLAKPGQLIAQQAAFYESYVDRALMRYLGYDAGTALPLVRQALVDLLDENGGNVRVVDREILTSLLYTATNRYEEADSPDDENWDPPYLHGPVKQMDAEDWLRSAYKLAGAPTAGCDHRYPEVQSGPAGFHPHTYPTMPSGAPDYTLRDKAQLLGGCPDRVAQFRESRTGLIAALTQATLTAELCEMASNTAPIYPLAVVDDPNDKSEEALWEAVDQVYSAALIRPVMDGASEGVDEGISLCRDDLACTPTEFAVQACRLVLKSADFIYY comes from the coding sequence ATGCGACGTGTATCGCCGATTGCGGGCCATGGGCCCGCGAAGTTCGTCTCGTTCGGCCTCGCGCTGACGTTGGCAGCGTGTCAACGCGGCGACACGGCCCACCATGGGGATGACGGCGCCGAGACCAGCATGGGTCCCGCTGGCTCCGACGGCGCGCCCACGGGCGACGACGGTACGACGGGTGGGGCCGAGGGTGGCGACGAGACCGGCGACCCCGTCGAGATCTGCAGCACGATGCAGTTCGAGAACGTGATCGACGAGGCCGCGTGCCCGCAGATCCAGGGCATCGGCGTCGAGCCACCGCTCGCGGACGGTGTCGAGCTGTGCCGCCGCCTCTACATCGATCTCCTCGGCGAGTCGCCGACCGCGGTCGAGTACGAGCAGAACTGCAAGTACCCGACGACGGCTGCACTGGTCGACGACTTCATGGCGCGGCCCGAGTACCTGCGCACCAGCGGCCGTCTGTGGGCGGACCTGTTCCAGATGAACTCGGCGGTCACGCACTACGCGTACATCGCCGAGCTCGACGCCAAGGCGGCCGAGCTGCACGCCGGTACGATCACGCTGGGGCAGTTCGCCGAGCTCGCGGCCACGCACCCCGGCTTCCTCGGACGCTGGGACGGCAACGACCTGGTGGCGTTCGCGTTCCGGGCCTTCCTCGGTCGCGAAGCCACGCCCGCCGAGCGACTCGCGCTCGAGCCCATGTGGCACATCTGGGAGGAGCGGCCGGTCGCGGATCCCAACCAGAGCAACGCCAAGAACGTGTTCGTCGACACCCGCAACTGCGCGGCGCCCAACGAGTCGGCGTGCCACAGCGATTTCTGGGGCGACCAGACCATCAGCATCCCCGAGCCGATGCCGGGCGACGTCAGCGATCCGGGACCCAACGTGATCGATCAGGCCGCGCTCACGCCGGCGCAGCGGGCCACGCTCGCCAAGCCCGGCCAGCTCATCGCGCAACAGGCCGCGTTCTACGAGTCGTATGTCGATCGCGCGCTGATGCGCTACCTCGGCTACGACGCCGGCACCGCGCTACCGCTGGTGCGGCAGGCGCTGGTCGACCTGCTCGACGAGAACGGCGGCAACGTCCGCGTGGTCGATCGCGAGATCCTCACCAGCCTCCTCTACACCGCGACCAACCGCTACGAAGAGGCCGACTCACCCGACGACGAGAACTGGGATCCGCCGTACCTGCACGGACCCGTCAAGCAGATGGACGCCGAAGACTGGTTGCGCAGCGCCTACAAGCTCGCGGGCGCGCCGACGGCCGGCTGCGATCATCGCTACCCCGAGGTGCAGTCCGGCCCCGCTGGCTTCCACCCGCACACCTATCCCACGATGCCGAGCGGCGCGCCGGACTACACCCTGCGCGACAAGGCCCAGCTGCTCGGCGGCTGCCCCGATCGCGTGGCGCAGTTCCGGGAGTCCCGCACCGGCCTCATCGCCGCGCTCACCCAGGCCACCCTCACCGCCGAGCTGTGCGAGATGGCCAGCAACACCGCGCCGATCTATCCGTTGGCGGTCGTCGACGACCCCAACGACAAGTCTGAGGAGGCGCTGTGGGAGGCGGTCGATCAGGTGTACTCGGCCGCGCTCATCCGCCCGGTCATGGACGGCGCCAGCGAAGGCGTCGACGAGGGCATCTCGCTGTGCCGCGACGACCTCGCGTGCACCCCCACCGAGTTCGCGGTCCAGGCCTGTCGCCTGGTGCTGAAGTCCGCCGACTTCATCTACTACTAG
- a CDS encoding D-alanyl-D-alanine carboxypeptidase family protein — protein sequence MIPLVAFTSLLSAGPMSAPCGQEPPGDIPLVGFGEDGVLSSSTYDCTESTDTGYDDGSPFEITVVHIDGKPVEKDTANAFWVMREAAAADGVEIHVVSGFRTMDEQEYLYMCYQCCCCNSCNLAASPGYSNHQSGHALDLNASSSGVHAWLVAHGGEYGFSATVPSENWHWEWWGGGPGGGICDIAAPPAGNVDATACEGIRGWAQDPDAPEAAIDVDIYFDGAAGEAGAVGVRRRADIPRDDLCEPLGSCDHGFELEVPLSLQDGAPHPVHAYGIDDAGADNAELAQSGASVQCERPPLPDGVVRALATDSLAAWHLDPFWQSIRIDATELADYDAGPALGSVPLLVRTASAPEVWLVDAGWRRHVPDPEVAAAWGFDLAAAEIVTDDILAQWREGTPVRPRPILVSTDGLTMHLVDDAQHDDGSGDGGGDAGGSAGSGAGDSSGGDAGSEGGDGPGALPGAGDEPVAGGCGCHSEPNTRPIGALALLVLTALRRRRRG from the coding sequence ATGATCCCACTCGTCGCGTTCACATCGCTGCTGTCGGCCGGTCCGATGTCGGCCCCGTGCGGCCAAGAGCCACCCGGTGACATCCCGCTGGTCGGCTTCGGCGAGGACGGCGTGTTGTCGTCGTCGACGTACGACTGCACCGAGTCGACCGACACCGGCTACGACGACGGCAGCCCGTTCGAGATCACCGTCGTGCACATCGACGGCAAGCCGGTCGAGAAGGACACCGCCAACGCGTTCTGGGTGATGCGTGAGGCCGCGGCCGCCGATGGTGTCGAGATCCACGTGGTCTCGGGCTTCCGCACCATGGACGAGCAGGAGTACCTCTACATGTGCTACCAGTGCTGCTGCTGCAACAGCTGCAACCTGGCGGCGAGCCCCGGCTACAGCAACCATCAGAGCGGACACGCGCTCGATCTGAACGCCTCCAGCAGTGGCGTGCACGCGTGGCTGGTGGCGCACGGCGGCGAGTACGGCTTCTCCGCCACCGTGCCGAGCGAGAACTGGCACTGGGAGTGGTGGGGCGGCGGGCCCGGGGGCGGCATCTGTGACATCGCCGCGCCACCGGCGGGCAACGTCGACGCGACCGCGTGCGAGGGCATCCGCGGCTGGGCGCAGGACCCCGACGCGCCCGAGGCCGCGATCGACGTCGACATCTACTTCGACGGCGCCGCGGGCGAGGCCGGGGCGGTGGGCGTGCGTCGACGCGCCGACATCCCGCGCGACGATCTATGCGAGCCACTGGGCTCGTGCGACCACGGCTTCGAGCTCGAGGTGCCGCTGTCGCTGCAGGACGGCGCGCCGCATCCGGTGCACGCCTACGGCATCGACGACGCCGGGGCCGACAACGCCGAGCTCGCGCAAAGTGGCGCGAGCGTGCAGTGCGAGCGACCGCCGCTGCCCGATGGCGTGGTGCGGGCGCTCGCCACCGACAGCCTCGCAGCCTGGCACCTCGATCCCTTCTGGCAGTCGATCCGCATCGACGCCACGGAGCTGGCGGACTACGACGCCGGACCCGCGCTCGGCAGTGTGCCGTTGCTCGTGCGCACGGCGTCGGCGCCCGAGGTGTGGCTGGTCGACGCCGGCTGGCGCCGCCACGTGCCCGACCCCGAGGTCGCCGCCGCGTGGGGCTTCGACCTCGCCGCGGCCGAGATCGTGACCGACGACATCCTCGCGCAGTGGCGCGAAGGCACGCCGGTGCGCCCGCGGCCGATCCTCGTGAGCACCGACGGTCTCACGATGCACCTGGTCGACGACGCCCAGCACGACGACGGCAGCGGCGACGGCGGGGGCGATGCCGGCGGTAGCGCGGGCTCGGGTGCGGGCGACAGCAGCGGTGGCGATGCCGGCTCCGAGGGCGGCGATGGCCCCGGCGCGCTGCCCGGTGCCGGCGACGAGCCGGTCGCGGGCGGCTGCGGCTGCCACAGCGAGCCGAACACGCGACCCATCGGGGCACTGGCGTTGCTCGTACTCACGGCGCTGCGTCGTCGCCGTCGCGGATGA
- a CDS encoding DUF1552 domain-containing protein: MLINTPRSHFILHHHTILHGAAGGAAVALALPLLDAMLNDHGDAYAAGGSLPRRLMTWFWGNGVALNDTNNPDAGLRWTPAGQGAGYELTPQLQPFANVRDYVSILSGFQVGAANPGRRGHHDGCAMFAGHPFIELPPGGANYASKFGGPTIDQVAAASIGSETFLPSVQLAVSKRIIGGEGPTLQYLSHKGPDEPLPQTFDPREAWNNMFGSFTVPDDPAKPLRIASLDTVKADVERLKMRVGAADRQRLDAHLSSVEQIRSQIDALAPLCDIPEMTQQSNDDVEGQEQLEGVNKAMCDLIVMAFACDVTRIASVQFTGSVGYTVFNAVGTGLGHHDLTHDAAQNETIDACTVWTMQQLAYLLEQLMASPDGAGNLLDNSVLFASSDASTGLYHRTTDMPIVVAGGGGGGLVHPGIHYRSPSGENTSDILLALLQCVVPEATEVGSGNGYSNTPTAALKA; the protein is encoded by the coding sequence ATGCTGATCAACACCCCACGTTCTCACTTCATCCTACACCACCACACCATACTACACGGCGCCGCCGGTGGTGCTGCAGTCGCGCTCGCGCTGCCGCTGCTCGACGCCATGCTCAACGACCACGGCGACGCCTACGCCGCGGGCGGCTCCCTGCCACGTCGACTGATGACGTGGTTCTGGGGGAACGGCGTCGCGCTCAACGACACCAACAACCCCGATGCCGGCCTGCGCTGGACGCCGGCGGGGCAGGGGGCCGGCTACGAGCTCACGCCGCAGCTGCAGCCGTTCGCCAACGTCCGCGACTACGTCTCGATCCTGTCGGGCTTCCAGGTCGGTGCCGCCAACCCCGGACGCCGCGGGCACCACGATGGCTGTGCGATGTTCGCCGGCCATCCGTTCATCGAGCTCCCGCCGGGTGGGGCCAACTACGCGTCGAAGTTCGGCGGGCCCACGATCGACCAGGTCGCGGCCGCCAGCATCGGCTCGGAGACCTTCCTGCCGTCGGTCCAGCTGGCGGTCTCGAAGCGCATCATCGGTGGCGAGGGGCCGACGCTGCAGTATCTCTCGCACAAGGGGCCCGACGAGCCGCTGCCGCAGACGTTCGACCCCCGCGAGGCGTGGAACAACATGTTCGGCTCCTTCACGGTGCCCGACGATCCGGCCAAGCCGTTGCGGATCGCCAGCCTCGACACCGTCAAGGCCGACGTCGAGCGCCTCAAGATGCGGGTCGGCGCCGCCGACCGCCAGCGGCTCGACGCGCACCTCTCGAGCGTCGAGCAGATTCGCTCGCAGATCGATGCGCTCGCGCCCCTGTGCGACATCCCCGAGATGACGCAGCAGAGCAACGACGACGTCGAGGGCCAAGAGCAGCTCGAGGGCGTCAACAAGGCCATGTGCGATCTCATCGTCATGGCGTTCGCCTGCGACGTCACGCGCATCGCGAGCGTGCAGTTCACCGGCTCGGTGGGCTACACCGTCTTCAACGCGGTCGGCACCGGGCTCGGTCACCACGACCTCACCCACGACGCCGCGCAGAACGAGACCATCGATGCCTGCACGGTGTGGACCATGCAGCAGCTGGCGTACCTGCTCGAGCAGCTGATGGCGAGCCCCGACGGCGCTGGCAACCTGCTCGACAACTCGGTGCTGTTCGCGTCGAGCGACGCCTCGACCGGCCTCTACCACCGCACCACGGACATGCCGATCGTCGTCGCCGGTGGCGGCGGTGGCGGGCTGGTCCACCCCGGCATCCACTACCGCTCGCCCAGCGGTGAGAACACCTCGGACATCCTGCTCGCGTTGCTGCAGTGCGTCGTGCCCGAGGCGACCGAGGTGGGCTCGGGCAACGGCTACTCGAACACGCCGACCGCCGCGCTCAAGGCCTGA
- a CDS encoding DUF1592 domain-containing protein — protein MQHVRGPIASAILTLLAGCYSGLDGRASGDDAASAGTGEGGSATEATAGDSGGGDDGVAVDFEPPPVRLRLLLARQYTHAIRDLLGDAAAAAATPPTDAAINGFDAVAASQLALTDAKVQAYEASARTVSELADAGKLAGHHTCVATGPADEACLREFVASFGRLAFRRTLTAVEIDDYTAAGLAAAAVYDDFEYGKRDVVATMLQSPNFLYQVEVGEPADTGGMRRLTSLELATRLSFYLRDTTPDAELLDLAEADGLADAAAVREVAAAMLETEEAHQALSDFASEVYRLRELPTTPKDPTVFPAFTPSLAAAMASETLAVLGEIVWTQDGDVRDLFDTDYTFVNAELAALYQLPNPEQYGEGFTKVTLPPEQLRGGLLGQAGMLSLLGHVTTTSPTYRGKFVRQQLLCQTIPAPPVNVDTQLPEGAEWRTMREKLEAHMSDPGCAGCHKMMDPIGLGLENYDGIGQFRTTENGATIDASADLDGTTFAGAKQLGAALKQHPDLPPCLMHNLFRHATGHIEVPGEASELDELVVAFEDGGYNLKSLMVEMVASPAFRMVGDAE, from the coding sequence GTGCAGCACGTACGAGGACCTATCGCGTCGGCGATCCTGACGCTGCTGGCCGGCTGCTACTCCGGTCTCGACGGACGCGCCAGTGGTGACGACGCGGCCTCGGCTGGCACCGGCGAGGGTGGCAGCGCGACCGAGGCGACCGCGGGCGACAGCGGCGGGGGTGACGACGGCGTGGCCGTCGACTTCGAGCCCCCGCCGGTGCGGCTGCGGCTGCTGCTCGCGCGGCAGTACACCCATGCGATCCGCGATCTGTTGGGTGATGCGGCCGCCGCCGCCGCGACGCCGCCGACCGACGCCGCAATCAACGGCTTCGACGCGGTCGCGGCCTCGCAGCTGGCACTCACGGACGCGAAGGTGCAGGCCTACGAGGCGTCGGCGCGGACGGTCTCGGAGCTCGCCGACGCCGGCAAGCTGGCCGGGCATCACACCTGCGTCGCGACCGGACCGGCCGACGAGGCGTGTCTGCGCGAGTTCGTGGCCAGCTTCGGTCGGCTCGCGTTCCGCCGCACCCTGACCGCGGTCGAGATCGACGACTACACCGCCGCCGGGCTCGCGGCCGCGGCGGTCTACGACGACTTCGAGTACGGCAAGCGCGACGTGGTCGCGACCATGCTGCAGTCGCCCAACTTCCTCTACCAGGTCGAGGTCGGCGAGCCCGCCGACACCGGCGGCATGCGGCGGTTGACCTCGCTCGAGCTGGCCACGCGGCTGTCCTTCTACCTGCGCGACACCACGCCCGACGCCGAGCTGCTCGATCTCGCGGAGGCCGACGGGCTCGCCGACGCCGCAGCGGTGCGCGAGGTCGCTGCGGCGATGCTCGAGACCGAGGAGGCCCACCAGGCGCTGTCGGACTTCGCGTCGGAGGTCTACCGCCTGCGCGAGCTGCCCACCACGCCCAAGGACCCCACCGTGTTCCCGGCCTTCACGCCGTCACTCGCGGCCGCGATGGCCAGCGAGACGCTGGCCGTGCTCGGCGAGATCGTGTGGACGCAGGACGGCGACGTCCGCGATCTCTTCGACACCGACTACACCTTCGTCAACGCCGAGCTCGCCGCGCTGTACCAGCTGCCGAACCCCGAGCAGTACGGCGAGGGCTTCACCAAGGTGACGCTGCCGCCCGAACAGCTGCGCGGCGGCCTGCTGGGTCAGGCCGGGATGCTCTCGCTGCTCGGCCACGTGACCACGACCTCGCCGACCTACCGCGGCAAGTTCGTGCGGCAGCAGCTGCTGTGCCAGACGATCCCGGCGCCCCCGGTCAACGTCGACACCCAGCTGCCCGAGGGCGCCGAGTGGCGGACCATGCGGGAGAAGCTCGAGGCGCACATGTCCGATCCCGGCTGCGCCGGCTGCCACAAGATGATGGACCCGATCGGGCTCGGGCTCGAGAACTACGACGGCATCGGGCAGTTCCGGACCACCGAGAACGGCGCGACGATCGACGCCAGCGCCGACCTCGACGGCACCACCTTCGCGGGCGCCAAGCAGCTCGGGGCCGCGCTCAAGCAGCATCCCGACCTGCCGCCGTGCCTGATGCACAACCTGTTTCGCCACGCGACCGGGCACATCGAGGTGCCGGGCGAGGCCAGCGAGCTCGACGAGCTCGTGGTCGCGTTCGAGGACGGCGGCTACAACTTGAAGTCGTTGATGGTCGAGATGGTCGCGAGCCCAGCGTTTCGCATGGTCGGGGACGCGGAGTGA